One genomic window of Medicago truncatula cultivar Jemalong A17 chromosome 1, MtrunA17r5.0-ANR, whole genome shotgun sequence includes the following:
- the LOC11431072 gene encoding strigolactone esterase RMS3 yields MGSTSILDALNVRVEGSGDKYIVFAHGFGTDQSAWQRVLPYFTRSYKVILYDLVCAGSVNPDYFDYRRYTTLDAYVDDLLNILDSLHVTRCAYVGHSISAMIGMLASIRRPELFSKLILIGASPRFLNDGENYHGGFEQGEIEQVFSAMEANYEAWVNGFAPLAVGADVPTAVREFSRTLFNMRPDISLFVSRTVFNSDLRGILGLVKVPCCIMQTARDMSVPATVATYMKEHLGGKSTVQWLDTEGHLPHLSAPSYLAHQLEIALSH; encoded by the exons ATGGGCAGCACTTCCATCCTCGACGCACTGAATGTCCGCGTAGAAGGCTCCGGCGACAAATACATCGTCTTCGCCCACGGCTTCGGCACCGACCAATCAGCATGGCAGCGCGTGCTCCCTTACTTCACCCGCAGCTATAAAGTCATTCTCTATGACCTCGTTTGCGCCGGCAGTGTCAACCCCGATTACTTCGATTACCGCCGCTACACAACTCTTGACGCTTACGTTGATGACCTCCTCAACATCCTTGATTCCCTCCATGTCACTCGCTGTGCTTACGTCGGCCACTCCATCTCCGCCATGATCGGAATGTTAGCTTCCATTCGCCGCCCTGAACTCTTCTCCAAACTCATCCTCATCGGTGCCTCCCCAAG ATTCTTGAACGACGGAGAAAATTACCACGGAGGATTTGAGCAAGGTGAAATTGAGCAAGTTTTTTCAGCAATGGAAGCAAACTATGAAGCCTGGGTTAACGGTTTTGCTCCACTAGCTGTCGGGGCCGATGTTCCTACAGCGGTTCGAGAATTTTCTAGAACACTTTTCAACATGAGACCAGACATATCACTTTTCGTTTCAAGAACGGTCTTCAACAGTGATCTGAGAGGGATTTTAGGATTGGTTAAGGTACCTTGTTGTATCATGCAAACGGCGAGGGACATGTCGGTTCCGGCGACGGTTGCGACTTACATGAAGGAGCATCTTGGTGGGAAGAGTACGGTGCAGTGGCTGGACACGGAGGGGCATCTTCCTCATTTGAGCGCTCCTTCTTACTTGGCTCATCAGTTGGAGATAGCACTTTCACATTAG